In Rubrivirga marina, the following are encoded in one genomic region:
- a CDS encoding beta galactosidase jelly roll domain-containing protein: MNGRVVLLALILIAVVGLVVRVAASVLDRLDGWEGATHDVSWDDPWKTSPPSPDDWTTVVDLAGTWDFRIGDARRWASGGADAGWDRIAVPGAWEDEGYHGYDGFAWYRTTFTLDAKDADVLRTSPFLLLGRIDDADEVWLNGEPVGWSGRMPPKYQTAAFGFRIYRLPPALLRTDGPNVLAVRVYDEGLEGGILEGPVALAVPTARNPEGAPVVADLAGDWRFSPGDGDWAAPDLDDARWDTLRVPATWESQGYPELGHVAWYRKSVRLGADAAEADLVLVLGAIDDLDETFVNGVRVGSTGDVETGQIRGDEWQIERAYPVPASVLREGENVVAVRVIDGMIDGGIYRGPVALMTPEAYAERRRRTGDDD, encoded by the coding sequence ATGAACGGCCGCGTCGTCCTGCTCGCCCTCATCCTGATCGCGGTCGTCGGCCTCGTCGTCCGCGTCGCGGCGTCGGTCCTCGACCGCCTCGACGGGTGGGAAGGCGCGACGCACGACGTGTCGTGGGACGACCCGTGGAAGACGAGCCCCCCCTCGCCCGACGACTGGACGACCGTCGTGGACCTCGCGGGGACCTGGGACTTCCGGATCGGCGATGCCCGCCGGTGGGCCTCCGGCGGCGCCGACGCCGGGTGGGACCGGATCGCCGTGCCGGGCGCGTGGGAGGACGAGGGATACCACGGCTACGACGGCTTCGCGTGGTACCGCACCACGTTCACGCTCGACGCCAAAGATGCCGACGTGCTCCGCACCTCGCCCTTCCTCCTCCTCGGCCGCATCGACGACGCCGACGAGGTGTGGCTCAACGGCGAGCCCGTCGGCTGGAGCGGGCGGATGCCGCCGAAGTACCAGACGGCGGCCTTCGGCTTCCGCATCTACCGGCTCCCCCCCGCCCTCCTCCGTACCGACGGCCCCAACGTCCTCGCCGTCCGCGTCTACGACGAGGGCCTCGAGGGCGGCATCCTCGAAGGCCCCGTCGCACTCGCCGTCCCGACCGCTCGCAACCCCGAGGGCGCCCCGGTCGTGGCCGACCTCGCCGGCGACTGGCGCTTTTCGCCCGGAGACGGCGACTGGGCCGCGCCCGACCTCGACGACGCGCGATGGGACACGCTCCGCGTGCCGGCGACCTGGGAGTCCCAGGGCTACCCCGAGCTCGGGCACGTCGCGTGGTACCGCAAGTCGGTCCGCCTCGGCGCCGATGCGGCCGAGGCGGACCTCGTGCTCGTGCTGGGCGCCATCGACGACCTCGACGAGACGTTCGTCAACGGCGTCCGCGTCGGGAGCACGGGCGACGTCGAGACGGGGCAGATCCGGGGCGACGAGTGGCAGATCGAGCGGGCCTACCCCGTCCCGGCGTCGGTGCTGCGTGAAGGTGAGAACGTCGTCGCCGTCCGCGTGATCGACGGGATGATCGACGGCGGGATCTACCGCGGCCCGGTCGCCCTCATGACGCCCGAGGCCTACGCCGAACGTCGGCGGCGGACCGGCGATGACGACTGA
- a CDS encoding response regulator transcription factor, with protein sequence MPDLPILVVDDEHAMREGLRDNLEFEGYAVDEAADGEEALQKLRGGAYRLVVLDVMMPKRSGFEVLREARAAGVATPVILLTAKAEEFDTVRGLEFGADDYVTKPFGLGELLARIKAVLRRTESQTASPAGLARDVVEVGRLRVDLGTYQATSDGEPVAMTHLEVEVLRYFAARPGAVVSRDDLLDEVWGSDVAPTARTVDNFVLKLRQKAEPDPAQPRHFLTVHGVGYKFLP encoded by the coding sequence ATGCCTGACCTCCCGATCCTCGTCGTCGACGACGAGCACGCCATGCGCGAAGGGCTCCGCGACAACCTCGAGTTCGAGGGCTACGCCGTCGACGAGGCGGCCGACGGCGAGGAGGCCCTCCAAAAGCTCCGCGGCGGCGCCTACCGGCTCGTCGTCCTGGACGTCATGATGCCGAAGCGGTCGGGCTTCGAGGTCCTCCGCGAGGCGCGCGCGGCCGGCGTCGCGACGCCCGTGATCTTGCTCACGGCCAAGGCCGAGGAGTTCGACACGGTCCGGGGCCTCGAGTTCGGCGCCGACGACTACGTGACCAAACCCTTCGGCCTCGGCGAGTTGCTGGCCCGCATCAAGGCCGTCCTCCGCCGGACCGAGTCCCAGACGGCCTCGCCCGCTGGCCTCGCCCGCGACGTCGTCGAGGTGGGCCGCCTCCGGGTCGACCTCGGGACCTACCAGGCGACGTCCGACGGCGAGCCCGTCGCCATGACGCACCTCGAGGTCGAGGTCCTCCGCTACTTCGCCGCGCGCCCCGGCGCCGTCGTCTCCCGCGACGACCTCCTGGACGAGGTCTGGGGCTCCGACGTGGCGCCGACGGCGCGGACGGTCGACAACTTCGTCCTGAAGCTCCGCCAGAAGGCCGAGCCGGACCCGGCCCAGCCGCGCCACTTCCTGACGGTCCACGGCGTGGGCTACAAGTTCCTCCCATGA
- a CDS encoding sensor histidine kinase, translated as MPASPPRALRRLAGALLALAIVPALAFAAAQAVVQSESEARLAEIRDEQLDGLLFSVNQNAWDVASTWADRLGQPSFRVESGSSSAEAARAFLEATPAVRFVFATSPARADVLYYGLPAPVRTEGDTTGYGLYAPYATGAEQIDVRETLPDALVERLLAQQALGYRKLEPVALDSGGLLLVFAAAPVNGPTPRILGMAVDPSPFVETVVMPTLREVGRGGVEFGVFREGEAEPIASTAAMSRAEITRQRPLWLLPGYVVGVRVGEGSAEEALRRRAWQSVLLFGGVTLVLGAGALFAWRGVRQEVEVARLREDFVSNVSHELRTPLALIRMYGESLAEGRVPDDKKPRYYSTIVAETERLSRLVGNVLHFNRFERGTARIDRRPLDLGALAAEIGERYRPVVEREGCALRLDLPESALPILGDHDALAEALVNLIDNAVKYGDGGPVEVAARRADGSALVEVADRGPGIPPADRERVFEPFVRVQPASADGLVHTAKGTGLGLALVRRIAEAHDGTATVSARAGGGSVFRISLPSHA; from the coding sequence GTGCCCGCCTCCCCACCCCGCGCGCTCCGCCGACTGGCGGGCGCCCTCCTCGCCCTCGCCATCGTGCCCGCGCTGGCGTTCGCGGCCGCCCAGGCCGTCGTGCAGAGCGAGAGCGAGGCCCGGCTCGCCGAGATCCGCGACGAGCAACTCGACGGGCTCCTCTTCTCGGTCAACCAGAACGCGTGGGACGTGGCCTCGACGTGGGCCGACCGGCTCGGGCAGCCGTCCTTCCGTGTCGAGTCGGGCTCGTCCTCGGCGGAGGCCGCCCGCGCGTTCCTCGAGGCCACCCCGGCCGTCCGGTTCGTCTTTGCCACAAGCCCGGCCCGCGCCGACGTCCTCTACTACGGCCTGCCGGCGCCCGTCCGCACCGAGGGCGACACGACCGGCTATGGACTCTACGCTCCGTATGCGACCGGCGCCGAGCAAATCGACGTCCGGGAAACGCTGCCGGACGCGCTCGTGGAGCGGCTGCTCGCCCAGCAGGCCCTCGGCTACCGGAAGCTGGAGCCGGTCGCGCTCGACAGTGGCGGCCTGCTCCTCGTCTTCGCCGCGGCGCCGGTGAACGGCCCAACGCCGAGGATCCTCGGGATGGCCGTCGACCCGAGCCCATTCGTCGAGACCGTCGTGATGCCCACGCTGCGGGAAGTCGGCCGCGGCGGCGTCGAGTTCGGCGTCTTCCGAGAGGGCGAGGCCGAGCCCATCGCCTCGACGGCCGCCATGAGCCGCGCCGAGATCACGCGCCAGCGACCGCTGTGGCTCCTGCCGGGCTACGTCGTCGGCGTGCGCGTCGGGGAGGGGTCGGCCGAGGAGGCGCTGCGCCGGCGGGCGTGGCAGAGCGTCCTCCTGTTCGGCGGCGTGACGCTGGTGCTCGGGGCCGGCGCGCTCTTCGCGTGGCGCGGCGTGCGCCAGGAGGTCGAGGTCGCCCGGCTGCGGGAGGACTTCGTCTCGAACGTGAGCCACGAACTCCGCACGCCGCTCGCGCTCATCCGGATGTATGGCGAGTCGCTCGCCGAAGGCCGCGTGCCCGACGACAAGAAGCCGCGCTACTACTCCACGATCGTGGCCGAGACCGAGCGCCTGAGCCGGCTCGTCGGCAACGTGCTCCACTTCAACCGGTTCGAGCGCGGGACGGCCCGGATCGACCGCCGCCCCCTCGACCTCGGCGCGCTCGCGGCCGAGATCGGCGAGCGGTACCGGCCCGTCGTCGAGCGCGAGGGGTGCGCGCTCCGACTCGACCTGCCCGAGAGCGCCCTCCCCATCCTCGGCGACCACGACGCCCTCGCGGAGGCCCTCGTCAACCTCATCGACAACGCCGTGAAGTACGGCGACGGCGGCCCGGTCGAGGTCGCGGCCCGGCGCGCCGACGGCTCGGCGCTCGTCGAGGTGGCCGACCGCGGGCCCGGCATCCCCCCCGCCGACCGCGAGCGCGTGTTCGAGCCGTTCGTCCGCGTCCAGCCCGCCAGCGCCGACGGGCTCGTCCACACGGCCAAGGGCACCGGCCTCGGCCTCGCCCTCGTCCGCCGCATCGCCGAGGCCCACGACGGCACGGCCACGGTCTCCGCCCGCGCCGGCGGCGGCAGCGTCTTCCGGATCTCCCTCCCCTCCCATGCCTGA
- a CDS encoding S41 family peptidase: MLRSRFTPILGAGLLAVALLVGVQVQDAESASEDMEQVRKIEEAYEYITRSYVEQVDSSELAEAAIEGMLASLDPHSIYISSEEMRRVRESFDASFEGVGIYYEFIEGPEEADTLVVLMPIAGGPSDEAGLQPGDRIVEIDGQSAVGIDTDGVQSRLKGPRGTSVDIVVERPGYREPLDYTIIRDRIPLNTVIASYMVDDQTGLIKLQRFARTSHDEVRSAIRDLQGQGMERLILDLRGNAGGLLEQAYEISDEFLGSGEMIVYTESRHPSNRRQYRATAGGIYENGPVIVLIDENSASASEIVAGALQDHDRAYLIGRRSFGKGLVQQQFPMTDGSVLQMTVSRYYTPSGRLIQTPYHVGESDEDYFESKRALREEGLEADLIANGGAVDVGAFGAEVPDSLVYRTDGGRTVFGGGGILPDYIVALDTLAPALRTVIGKNLDNAFARVDLERRGDAFREQWEGRQTEFVRTFRLSDADFERFLDFAEAEGTPVVTTRPEGEAEDVLVRREALAVRSDIETRIRAFMARRLFSADAFYPVVGQIDPALREAMAHWRDAVTLAQAIR, translated from the coding sequence ATGCTCCGATCCCGCTTCACCCCGATCCTCGGCGCCGGCCTCCTGGCTGTGGCCCTTCTCGTCGGCGTCCAGGTTCAAGACGCCGAGTCCGCGTCCGAGGATATGGAGCAGGTCCGAAAGATCGAGGAGGCCTACGAGTACATCACGCGCTCGTACGTCGAGCAGGTCGACTCCTCGGAGCTGGCCGAGGCCGCCATCGAGGGGATGCTCGCCAGCCTCGACCCCCACTCGATCTACATCTCGTCCGAGGAGATGCGCCGCGTCCGCGAGAGCTTCGACGCGAGCTTCGAGGGCGTCGGGATCTACTACGAGTTCATCGAGGGCCCCGAGGAGGCCGACACGCTCGTCGTCCTGATGCCCATCGCCGGCGGGCCGAGCGACGAGGCCGGGCTCCAGCCGGGCGACCGGATCGTTGAGATCGACGGCCAGAGCGCCGTCGGGATCGATACGGATGGCGTCCAGAGCCGCCTGAAGGGCCCGCGCGGGACGTCCGTCGACATCGTCGTCGAGCGCCCGGGCTACCGCGAGCCGCTCGACTACACCATCATCCGCGACCGGATCCCGCTCAACACGGTCATCGCCTCGTACATGGTGGACGACCAGACGGGCCTCATCAAGCTCCAGCGGTTCGCGCGGACGAGCCACGACGAGGTCCGCAGCGCCATCCGTGACCTCCAGGGGCAGGGGATGGAGCGGCTGATCCTCGACCTCCGCGGCAACGCGGGCGGCCTCCTCGAGCAGGCCTACGAGATCTCCGATGAGTTCCTCGGGTCGGGCGAGATGATCGTCTACACCGAGAGCCGGCACCCCTCGAACCGTCGCCAGTACCGCGCCACGGCCGGCGGGATCTACGAGAACGGCCCGGTCATCGTGCTGATCGACGAGAACTCGGCCAGCGCGAGTGAGATCGTCGCCGGCGCGCTCCAGGACCACGACCGCGCCTACCTCATCGGCCGGCGCTCGTTCGGCAAGGGGCTCGTCCAGCAGCAATTCCCGATGACCGACGGGAGCGTTCTCCAGATGACCGTCAGCCGGTACTACACGCCGTCGGGCCGTCTCATCCAGACGCCCTACCATGTCGGCGAGAGCGACGAGGACTACTTCGAGTCGAAGCGCGCGCTCCGCGAGGAGGGCCTCGAGGCCGACCTCATCGCCAACGGCGGGGCCGTCGACGTCGGCGCCTTCGGCGCGGAGGTACCGGACTCGCTCGTCTACCGGACCGACGGCGGGCGGACCGTCTTCGGCGGCGGCGGCATCCTCCCGGACTACATCGTCGCGCTCGACACGCTGGCGCCCGCGCTTCGGACCGTCATCGGCAAGAACCTCGACAACGCGTTCGCCCGCGTTGACCTCGAGCGCCGCGGCGACGCCTTCCGCGAGCAGTGGGAGGGCCGCCAGACCGAGTTCGTCCGCACCTTCCGGCTGAGCGACGCCGACTTCGAGCGGTTCCTCGACTTCGCCGAGGCCGAGGGGACCCCCGTCGTGACGACGCGGCCCGAGGGCGAGGCGGAAGACGTGCTCGTCCGCCGCGAGGCCCTCGCCGTCCGCTCCGACATCGAGACGCGGATTCGGGCGTTTATGGCCCGCCGCCTCTTCAGCGCCGACGCGTTCTACCCGGTCGTCGGGCAGATTGACCCGGCGCTCCGGGAGGCCATGGCCCACTGGCGCGACGCGGTGACGCTCGCGCAGGCCATCCGCTAA
- a CDS encoding MotA/TolQ/ExbB proton channel family protein, whose product MTLSALLLMQEAASGGFANDLVFRFNEGGPYMWPVLITLIIGLAIAFERILSLNRADINAPKFMARVKEALDNGGVSAAEDVCANTRGPVASVVQAGLTRFDEGMDAVEKAVVSYGSIEMSFLERGLVWLSLGISLAPMFGFLGTVVGMVEAFDAIEQAGDISPSLVANGIKIALLTTVFGLIAAIILQVFYNYCVSKIDRITADMEEASVELIDSLAMMSVGRPALSGRTRATLPDPKRELGTGDDLTQTDLS is encoded by the coding sequence ATGACGCTTTCCGCCCTGCTCCTCATGCAGGAGGCCGCTTCCGGCGGCTTCGCCAACGACCTGGTCTTCCGCTTCAATGAGGGCGGCCCGTACATGTGGCCCGTGCTCATCACCCTCATCATCGGCTTGGCCATCGCCTTCGAGCGGATCCTCTCGCTCAACCGGGCCGACATCAACGCGCCGAAGTTCATGGCCCGGGTCAAGGAGGCCCTCGACAACGGCGGCGTCTCGGCGGCCGAGGACGTGTGCGCCAACACGCGCGGCCCGGTGGCTTCGGTCGTCCAGGCCGGCCTCACGCGCTTCGACGAGGGCATGGACGCCGTCGAGAAGGCGGTCGTCTCCTACGGCTCGATCGAGATGAGCTTCCTCGAGCGCGGCCTCGTCTGGCTCTCGCTCGGCATCTCGCTCGCCCCGATGTTCGGGTTCCTCGGGACCGTCGTCGGCATGGTCGAGGCGTTCGACGCGATCGAGCAGGCCGGCGACATCTCGCCGTCGCTCGTCGCCAACGGCATCAAGATCGCCCTCCTCACGACGGTCTTCGGCCTCATCGCGGCCATCATCCTGCAGGTGTTCTACAACTACTGCGTCTCCAAGATCGACCGGATCACGGCGGACATGGAGGAGGCCTCGGTCGAGCTCATCGACTCGCTGGCCATGATGTCGGTCGGCCGCCCGGCCCTCTCGGGCCGCACGCGGGCCACGCTCCCGGACCCGAAGCGCGAGCTCGGCACCGGCGACGACCTGACCCAGACCGACCTCTCGTAA
- a CDS encoding ExbD/TolR family protein: MPLLKKRVKRDAEIPSASMADIAFLLLIFFLVTTTINADKGIYMQLPPPLEDTEPPEINQRNLLNVLVNADGQVLIDNEVTNVAAIRDIVKRHILNNGREPQLSTAPDKAVTSFKTKRGLPYETYIAVLDEIKSAYNDVRDDASRQEFGAPYGEYKARLGDDEEDVIAERYPLKISLAEPDPD; this comes from the coding sequence ATGCCGCTCCTCAAGAAGCGCGTCAAGCGTGACGCCGAGATCCCGTCGGCCTCGATGGCCGACATCGCGTTCCTGCTGCTGATCTTCTTCCTCGTCACGACGACGATCAACGCAGACAAGGGGATCTACATGCAGCTGCCCCCGCCGCTCGAGGACACGGAGCCGCCGGAGATCAACCAGCGCAACCTCCTCAACGTCCTCGTCAACGCCGACGGGCAGGTCCTCATCGACAACGAGGTGACGAACGTGGCGGCGATCCGCGATATCGTCAAGCGCCACATCCTCAACAACGGTCGCGAGCCCCAGCTCTCGACCGCTCCCGACAAGGCCGTGACGTCGTTCAAGACCAAGCGCGGGCTCCCCTACGAGACCTACATCGCGGTCCTCGACGAGATCAAGTCGGCCTACAACGACGTCCGCGATGACGCATCGCGCCAGGAGTTCGGTGCGCCGTACGGCGAGTACAAGGCCCGCCTCGGGGACGACGAGGAGGACGTGATCGCCGAGCGCTACCCGCTCAAGATCTCGCTCGCCGAGCCGGACCCCGACTGA
- a CDS encoding ExbD/TolR family protein — translation MSAHFKKKSAGTKQEIPTASMPDIIFMLLIFFMVTTVLRETELLVNVSIPQAEAIEKIDQKRLIQYVYIGPEKLESGGLGEPAVQIDDAIVRERTNIRQFMYRALREEPRTIVSMRVDRDVETGLLYDVQQELREAEALRVNYSTTREAE, via the coding sequence ATGTCCGCCCACTTCAAGAAGAAGAGCGCCGGCACGAAGCAGGAGATCCCGACGGCCTCGATGCCGGACATCATCTTCATGCTGCTGATCTTCTTCATGGTGACGACCGTGCTCCGGGAGACGGAGCTCCTCGTCAACGTGTCGATCCCGCAGGCCGAGGCCATCGAGAAGATCGACCAGAAGCGGCTCATCCAGTACGTCTACATCGGGCCCGAGAAGCTCGAGTCGGGCGGCCTCGGTGAGCCGGCCGTCCAGATCGACGACGCCATCGTCCGCGAGCGGACGAACATCCGCCAGTTCATGTATCGCGCGCTCCGCGAGGAGCCGCGGACCATCGTCTCGATGCGCGTCGACCGCGACGTCGAGACGGGCCTGCTCTACGACGTCCAGCAGGAGCTTCGCGAGGCCGAGGCCCTCCGCGTCAACTACTCGACGACGCGCGAGGCCGAGTAG
- a CDS encoding isocitrate/isopropylmalate dehydrogenase family protein translates to MAYSATLIPGDGIGPEVMDAAVEVVEATGVAFDWDRQEAGMGAYESTGDPLPQATLDSIAETRLAFKGPLTTPVGTGFRSINVRIRQHFDLYANVRPCETLPNTHGPFEGVDLMLYRENTEGLYAGIEYFDERNQIADSINRITRRGSERILRYAFEDAERRGRKRLTLVHKANILKETGGMFLAIGREIAEDHPDIAFDDRIIDNMAMQLVIRPDEYDAIVTTNMFGDILSDLMAGLVGGLGVTGSANIGDDCAVFEAVHGSAPDIAGQGIANPTAVIRSGEMMLRYLGETDAAEAVRKALHDVYSEQANLTRDLGGTASTSDFGARLADRVRAHVAA, encoded by the coding sequence ATGGCCTACTCCGCGACCCTCATCCCCGGCGACGGCATCGGCCCGGAAGTCATGGACGCCGCCGTCGAGGTCGTCGAGGCGACCGGCGTCGCGTTCGACTGGGACCGCCAGGAGGCCGGCATGGGCGCCTACGAGAGCACCGGCGACCCGCTCCCGCAGGCCACGCTCGACTCGATCGCCGAGACGCGGCTCGCGTTCAAGGGGCCGCTCACGACGCCTGTCGGGACCGGCTTTCGAAGCATCAACGTCCGGATCCGCCAGCACTTCGACCTCTACGCGAACGTCCGCCCGTGCGAGACGCTGCCGAACACGCACGGCCCGTTCGAGGGCGTCGACCTGATGCTCTACCGTGAGAACACGGAGGGGCTCTATGCCGGCATCGAGTACTTCGACGAGCGGAACCAGATCGCCGACTCGATCAACCGGATCACCCGGCGGGGCTCGGAGCGGATCCTCCGCTACGCGTTCGAGGACGCCGAGCGCCGCGGCCGGAAGCGGCTCACGCTCGTCCACAAGGCGAACATCCTGAAGGAGACCGGCGGGATGTTCCTGGCCATCGGCCGCGAGATCGCCGAGGACCATCCGGACATCGCGTTCGACGACCGGATCATCGACAACATGGCGATGCAGCTCGTCATCCGTCCCGACGAGTACGACGCGATCGTCACGACGAACATGTTCGGCGACATCCTGTCCGACCTCATGGCCGGCCTCGTCGGCGGGCTCGGGGTGACCGGCTCGGCTAACATCGGCGACGACTGCGCGGTGTTCGAGGCCGTCCACGGCTCGGCGCCCGACATCGCAGGCCAGGGGATCGCCAACCCGACCGCCGTCATCCGCTCCGGCGAGATGATGCTCCGGTACCTCGGCGAGACCGACGCGGCCGAGGCCGTCCGCAAGGCGCTCCACGACGTCTACTCCGAGCAGGCGAACCTCACGCGGGACCTCGGCGGCACGGCCTCGACGTCCGACTTCGGCGCCCGCCTCGCCGACCGCGTCCGCGCGCACGTCGCGGCGTAG
- a CDS encoding DUF4293 family protein yields MIQRIQSLYLVAGALLLALFVALGSTWATAIAQEQAWLGTLGYVLAGVTALVALVAVFLYKNRELQRKVIHAAQWLDLALVVVVLVGLYLAFDSDDFVAPVGYYLVALQPIVAYVLLRMARQRVTADIQMVRSMDRIR; encoded by the coding sequence ATGATCCAGCGCATCCAGTCCCTGTACCTCGTCGCCGGCGCCCTGCTGCTGGCCCTGTTCGTGGCCCTCGGCAGCACGTGGGCGACGGCCATCGCCCAGGAGCAGGCGTGGCTCGGGACGCTCGGCTACGTGCTGGCCGGCGTGACGGCCCTCGTGGCGCTCGTGGCCGTGTTCCTGTACAAGAACCGGGAGCTGCAGCGGAAGGTGATCCACGCGGCCCAGTGGCTCGACCTCGCGCTCGTCGTGGTCGTCCTCGTTGGGCTCTACCTCGCCTTCGACAGCGACGACTTCGTGGCGCCGGTCGGGTACTACCTCGTCGCGCTCCAGCCGATCGTGGCCTACGTCCTGCTCCGGATGGCCCGCCAGCGTGTGACGGCCGACATCCAGATGGTCCGGTCGATGGACCGGATCCGCTAG
- a CDS encoding DMT family transporter gives MAKAPARVWALIAFGLLAIGSSPILIRLAGDVPALTLAAWRTMAVTAVFVPIAAMQSRDEIAAFSRREWALAIGAGVLLGLHFMAWIVSVQLTSIASASVLVTMSPIFIAVLGAVFLSERPSRRTAAGIAVAVVGAVLIGLSEGNEGGAYPNPALGNVLALTAAVLVSIYLLIGRAVRQKTTFVAYFALLNGAAAVTCLVGCLVAGVPLGLPLPVALLAIAMGIGPGLIGHGSFAYALKYLPAALIGLLSLAEPVLASTVALFSFQEVPSALGALGMAIVLAAIAAVVTSREA, from the coding sequence GTGGCGAAGGCGCCGGCGCGCGTCTGGGCGCTCATCGCGTTCGGGCTGCTGGCCATCGGGTCGTCGCCCATCCTGATCCGCCTCGCGGGCGACGTGCCCGCGCTCACGCTCGCGGCGTGGCGCACGATGGCCGTGACGGCCGTGTTCGTCCCGATCGCCGCCATGCAGTCGCGCGACGAGATCGCCGCGTTCAGCCGGCGCGAGTGGGCGCTCGCCATCGGGGCCGGTGTCCTGCTCGGGCTCCACTTCATGGCGTGGATCGTGTCGGTCCAACTCACGAGCATCGCCAGCGCGTCGGTGCTCGTGACCATGAGCCCCATCTTCATCGCCGTGCTCGGGGCCGTCTTCCTGTCCGAGCGGCCGTCGAGGCGGACGGCGGCGGGCATCGCCGTCGCGGTCGTCGGCGCGGTGCTGATCGGGCTCAGCGAAGGGAACGAGGGCGGTGCGTATCCGAACCCGGCCCTGGGCAACGTGCTCGCGCTGACGGCTGCCGTCCTGGTGTCGATCTACCTCCTGATCGGCCGCGCTGTCCGTCAGAAGACGACGTTCGTGGCCTACTTCGCGCTCCTCAATGGAGCCGCCGCGGTCACGTGCCTCGTCGGTTGCCTCGTGGCGGGCGTCCCGCTGGGCCTCCCGCTGCCGGTCGCGCTGTTGGCGATCGCGATGGGGATCGGCCCCGGACTGATCGGGCATGGCTCGTTCGCCTACGCGCTGAAGTACCTGCCCGCCGCGCTCATCGGTCTGCTGAGCCTCGCGGAGCCCGTGCTCGCGTCGACCGTCGCCCTCTTCTCGTTCCAGGAGGTGCCGTCGGCGCTCGGGGCGCTGGGGATGGCGATCGTGCTGGCGGCGATCGCCGCCGTCGTCACGTCGCGGGAGGCGTAG
- a CDS encoding glycosyltransferase family 2 protein: MSVPRVSVVIVTWNGRLLLERFLPSVLATDYPDLEVVVADNASEDGTAEWLAEAHPEVVMARHAENLLFAGGNNAAVPYATGDLVCFLNNDVEVPPGWLTPLVAALDDPGVVAVQPKLLQHGDRTQFEYAGASGGVLDAFGYPFTRGRLFDTLEPDTGQYDDACDVFWATGAALLVRRDAFETAGGFDEAFGMHMEEIDLCWRMQRAGGRIRVEPASEVYHLGGASLPQGDPRKMFFNVRNSLVMLAKNLPPREARRALRGRRVLDAVAAARSWIGGDRAEADAIRRAVREARERIRSVDGPPEAERPVLPPYRGSVVLDYFLRGRRRFSDLPASAFRPGWRPTPPAT, encoded by the coding sequence GTGTCCGTCCCCCGCGTCTCGGTCGTCATCGTCACCTGGAACGGCCGGTTGCTCCTCGAGCGGTTCCTTCCGAGCGTCCTCGCGACTGACTACCCGGACCTCGAGGTCGTCGTCGCCGACAACGCGTCCGAGGACGGGACGGCCGAGTGGCTGGCCGAGGCACACCCGGAGGTGGTCATGGCCCGGCACGCGGAGAACCTGTTGTTCGCGGGCGGCAACAACGCGGCAGTCCCGTACGCGACGGGCGACCTCGTGTGCTTCCTCAACAACGACGTCGAGGTCCCCCCCGGGTGGCTGACGCCGCTCGTCGCCGCGCTCGACGATCCGGGCGTCGTCGCCGTCCAGCCCAAGCTGCTCCAGCACGGCGATCGGACGCAGTTCGAGTACGCCGGCGCGTCGGGCGGCGTCCTGGACGCCTTCGGCTACCCGTTCACGCGCGGCCGGCTGTTCGACACGCTAGAGCCCGACACGGGCCAGTACGACGATGCCTGCGACGTCTTTTGGGCGACCGGCGCCGCCCTGCTCGTCCGCCGCGACGCGTTCGAGACGGCGGGCGGGTTCGACGAGGCGTTTGGGATGCACATGGAAGAGATCGACCTGTGCTGGCGGATGCAGCGCGCCGGCGGGCGGATCCGCGTCGAGCCGGCGTCGGAGGTCTACCACCTCGGCGGAGCCTCGCTGCCGCAGGGCGACCCGCGCAAGATGTTCTTCAACGTCCGCAACAGCCTCGTGATGCTGGCCAAGAACCTTCCCCCTCGGGAGGCACGCCGCGCGCTCCGGGGCCGGCGCGTGCTCGACGCCGTCGCGGCGGCGCGGTCGTGGATCGGCGGCGACCGTGCCGAGGCCGACGCCATCCGACGGGCCGTCCGCGAGGCCCGCGAGCGGATCCGCTCCGTCGACGGGCCGCCCGAGGCGGAGCGCCCCGTCCTCCCCCCCTACCGCGGCAGCGTCGTCCTCGACTATTTCCTCCGCGGCCGGCGCCGGTTCTCGGATCTCCCCGCCTCGGCGTTCCGGCCGGGGTGGCGGCCTACGCCTCCCGCGACGTGA